The following are encoded together in the Brassica napus cultivar Da-Ae chromosome A9, Da-Ae, whole genome shotgun sequence genome:
- the LOC106369075 gene encoding probable splicing factor 3A subunit 1 isoform X2 translates to MLSSRQNGPIQAPEDPETREIVERTAALVGTHGLLMERRLLAVNVNDERYDFLRSRQDHPYYDFYRRKVVEHELTPDAEPSGDLLLFTCPPQGITRKEFGALKLTAQFVARYGMSFWRDLIHCVTMNPNPLFEFVKTSDINFSLLLRLVDAYEMALEPYKKSCLHRTNPKETVLEGFFYLVQGEKHSEEVGVQLATIDLHAFVSGLDFIASREVGQLLPPGVLSTQMRSGALPPSDEDDDDDDDDDDDDDDDDDDATLEVHHPSPEEHQYYPFTYPQGITPKQLGIIKLTAHFLVRYGWGFWVGLHKRVILKPHLPFGFLYSPDRSYHLLFNWLTNLYVGVMPAPGRLRLSPSAREIILDGFFYLLEDGSDIATSDLHAFVGGIDYFAKRENYEKSALLPQHPSYTFR, encoded by the exons atgttgAGTTCAAGGCAGAATGGTCCGATCCAAGCTCCGGAGGATCCAGAAACGAGAGAGATTGTGGAGAGGACTGCAGCTTTGGTTGGGACACATGGGCTGTTAATGGAGAGAAGGTTACTTGCCGTTAACGTGAACGATGAAAGGTACGATTTCTTGAGGAGCCGACAAGACCACCCTTATTATGATTTTTACCGGAGAAAGGTTGTTGAACACGAGCTGACTCCAGATGCTGAGCCATCAGGGGATCTTCTTCTATTTACGTGCCCTCCTCAAGGGATCACTCGCAAGGAGTTTGGTGCCCTTAAGCTCACAGCTCAGTTTGTGGCTCGCTATGGCATGTCTTTCTGGCGGGATTTGATTCATTGTGTGACTATGAACCCGAACCCTCTGTTTGAGTTTGTCAAGACAAGTGACATCAACTTCAGTTTACTCCTCCGGCTTGTTGATGCGTATGAGATGGCGTTGGAGCCTTACAAAAAGAGTTGTTTGCATAGAACTAATCCGAAGGAGACCGTTCTTGAAGGTTTTTTCTATCTTGTTCAAGGGGAAAAGCATTCTGAGGAGGTTGGAGTGCAGTTGGCTACCATTGATTTGCATGCTTTTGTGAGTGGTCTTGATTTTATTGCGAGCAGGGAGGTTGGACAGCTGTTACCACCTGGAGTCCTTTCAACACAAATGCGCTCCGGTGCTCTTCCACCtagtgatgaagatgatgatgatgatgatgatgatgatgatgatgatgatgatgatgatgatgatgcaacaCTAGAGGTTCATCATCCTTCTCCTGAAGAGCATCAGTATTATCCATTTACATATCCTCAAGGTATCACGCCCAAACAACTTGGTATCATTAAGCTCACAGCACATTTTTTGGTGCGCTATGGGTGGGGTTTCTGGGTGGGATTGCATAAGAGAGTGATTCTGAAACCTCACTTGCCGTTTGGGTTTTTATACTCACCTGATAGGAGCTACCACCTTCTTTTCAATTGGCTTACCAATTTGTATGTGGGAGTAATGCCTGCCCCAGGTCGTTTGCGGCTTAGCCCTTCTGCTAGGGAGATCATACTTGATGGTTTCTTCTACCTTCTCGAGGATGGATCGGACATAGCTACGAGTGATTTGCATGCTTTTGTTGGTGGTATTGACTATTTTGCGAAAAGGGAGAACTATGAGAAGTCAGCTCTTCTTCCTCAGCATCCG TCATACACTTTCAGGTAA
- the LOC106351983 gene encoding probable WRKY transcription factor 61, with the protein MENEDFLRSTVHGREDRHEETRKYVSSHDGSHEEQDHIIRSKLNSIRVEMEEAKEENRRLKSSLSRTRKDFEILQTQYNQLMVKHEDWTNKFSPKGHHQDKEDEDKVNIREREELVLLSLGRRSKSPVPSGSMTNQDEKGKGLMDETGDGKNIDEHDEGLSMGFEYKDLSNPSEKLEIDHSQEKTSLEVNSSNKIPSENSFGFKNDGDDHEDEEELLPQNLVKKTRVSVRSRCETPTMNDGCQWRKYGQKIAKGNPCPRAYYRCTIAPSCPVRKQVQRCSEDMSILISTYEGTHNHPLPASATPMASATSTAASMLISGASSSGAADLHGLNFSLSGNSITPKPKSPFLQTSSSPSSSGHPTVTLDLTASSSSQQTFLSMLNRFSASPSNVPRSNSYPSTNLNFSNNTNTLMNWGGDSGSGNRNEQYRAAFGNVGTPQQSPYRYMIQTRTTGSSFDPFGRSSSSSTNPTHQMQSLPAETIKAITTDPSFQSALATALSSIIGGDLKMDNVTKDEAGKSP; encoded by the exons ATGGAGAATGAAGATTTCTTGAGAAGTACTGTTCATGGAAGAGAAGACAGACACGAGGAGACGAGAAAATATGTTTCGTCCCACGATGGTTCTCATGAAGAACAAGACCATATAATAAGATCCAAG TTGAACTCAATTAGAGTCGAAATGGAGGAGGCTAAAGAGGAAAATCGAAGGCTAAAGTCATCATTGAGTCGGACAAGAAAGGATTTTGAGATCCTGCAAACACAATACAACCAATTAATGGTGAAACATGAAGACTGGACAAATAAGTTCTCACCGAAAGGCCATCATCaagacaaagaagatgaagataaagTAAACATTAGAGAGCGCGAGGAACTTGTTTTGTTGAGCCTAGGTAGACGGTCAAAATCACCGGTTCCAAGTGGCTCAATGACGAATCAAGACGAAAAAGGGAAAGGCTTAATGGATGAAACTGGTGATGGCAAAAACATTGATGAACATGATGAAGGGTTAAGTATGGGATTTGAATACAAGGATTTGAGTAATCCTAGTGAGAAGTTAGAGATTGACCATAGTCAAGAAAAGACGTCCTTGGAGGTTAATAGCAGTAATAAGATCCCATCAGAGAATAGTTTTGGGTTTAagaatgatggagatgatcatgaagatgaagaagagcttTTACCTCAGAACCTTGTTAAGAAAACTAGGGTTTCTGTGAGATCAAGATGTGAGACACCCACG ATGAATGATGGATGTCAATGGAGGAAATATGGTCAGAAAATAGCTAAAGGGAATCCATGTCCTCGAGCTTACTATCGTTGTACCATTGCACCTTCTTGTCCCGTAAGAAAACAG GTACAAAGATGTTCAGAAGATATGTCTATTCTTATCTCAACTTACGAAGGAACACACAACCATCCACTTCCCGCGTCAGCAACCCCCATGGCATCCGCCACTTCCACCGCAGCCTCCATGCTCATCTCCGGAGCCTCCTCCTCCGGCGCAGCCGATCTTCATGGCCTTAACTTCTCTCTATCCGGCAACAGCATCACTCCGAAACCCAAATCACCGTTCCTCCAaacctcttcttctccttcttcttcaggcCATCCCACCGTCACTCTCGACCTCactgcctcctcctcctcgcaGCAAACGTTCTTATCAATGCTCAATAGATTCAGTGCTTCTCCTAGTAATGTCCCAAGATCTAATAGTTATCCTTCGACCAACCTCAACTTCTCAAACAACACCAACACATTGATGAATTGGGGTGGTGACAGTGGTAGTGGTAATCGCAATGAGCAATACCGTGCAGCTTTCGGTAACGTTGGCACCCCTCAGCAGTCACCTTACCGCTATATGATTCAAACTCGAACCACCGGGTCATCTTTTGACCCATTTGGGAGATCGTCTTCATCTTCTACAAATCCTACTCATCAAATGCAGTCTTTACCGGCGGAAACAATCAAGGCGATCACGACTGATCCAAGTTTTCAATCGGCTCTTGCGACTGCTCTTTCTTCCATCATAGGTGGCGATTTAAAGATGGACAATGTAACTAAAGATGAAGCCGGGAAGAGCCCTTAA
- the LOC106365341 gene encoding agamous-like MADS-box protein AGL65 isoform X2 translates to MLSSLCCRNQTIEGLSNQVAIFQAQLMECHRRLSCWTNINRIENTEHLNLLEESLRKSIERIQIHKEHYRNSQLMPIECTTTQFHSGIQLPLEMGGNSSSMQEAHPMSWLPDNDNQQTILPGDSSFLPHREMDGSIPVYSNCFFESVKQEDQICNNPGQTFEQLEQQGNGCLGLQQIGEEYSYPTSFGTSLGMEEDQEKKIKSEMELNNLQQQQQQDPSSVYDPRANNGGCFQIPHDQSMFATDHHQHHHQNWVPDSMLGQTSYSQQPN, encoded by the exons ATGCTGTCTTCTCTATGCTGCAGGAATCAAACTATTGAG GGTCTGAGTAATCAAGTAGCAATTTTCCAAGCTCAGCTTATGGAGTGTCATAGAAGGCTAAG TTGTTGGACAAACATCAATAGAATAGAAAACACTGAGCACCTCAATTTGTTGGAAGAATCATTGAGGAAATCCATTGAAAGAATCCAGATTCACAAG GAACATTACAGAAACAGCCAACTTATGCCAATAGAATGTACAACCACACAG TTTCACAGCGGGATACAGTTACCTTTGGAGATGGGAGGTAATAGTAGTAGTATGCAAGAAGCTCACCCCATGTCTTGGCTTCCTGATAATGATAACCAACAAACAATCTTAcctggtgattccagttttcttcCTCATAG AGAGATGGATGGTTCGATTCCTGTTTACTCAAACTGTTTCTTTGAGTCTGTAAAACAAGAAGATCAGATATGCAACAACCCTGGACAAACATTTGAGCAGTTAGAACAGCAAGGAAACGGTTGTTTGGGTTTACAACAAATTGGGGAAGAATATTCATATCCTACATCATTTGGTACTAGTCTTGGAATGGAAGAAGATcaagagaagaaaataaaatctgaaatggAATTGAACAacttgcaacaacaacaacaacaagatccTTCTTCAGTGTATGATCCAAGGGCTAATAATGGTGGCTGCTTTCAAATCCCTCATGATCAATCCATGTTTGCCACCgatcatcatcagcatcatcaTCAAAATTGGGTTCCAGATTCAATGTTGGGTCAGACTTCTTACAGCCAG CAACCAAACTAA
- the LOC106369075 gene encoding probable splicing factor 3A subunit 1 isoform X3, with protein sequence MLSSRQNGPIQAPEDPETREIVERTAALVGTHGLLMERRLLAVNVNDERYDFLRSRQDHPYYDFYRRKVVEHELTPDAEPSGDLLLFTCPPQGITRKEFGALKLTAQFVARYGMSFWRDLIHCVTMNPNPLFEFVKTSDINFSLLLRLVDAYEMALEPYKKSCLHRTNPKETVLEGFFYLVQGEKHSEEVGVQLATIDLHAFVSGLDFIASREVGQLLPPGVLSTQMRSGALPPSDEDDDDDDDDDDDDDDDDDDATLEVHHPSPEEHQYYPFTYPQGRLRLSPSAREIILDGFFYLLEDGSDIATSDLHAFVGGIDYFAKRENYEKSALLPQHPQSYTFR encoded by the exons atgttgAGTTCAAGGCAGAATGGTCCGATCCAAGCTCCGGAGGATCCAGAAACGAGAGAGATTGTGGAGAGGACTGCAGCTTTGGTTGGGACACATGGGCTGTTAATGGAGAGAAGGTTACTTGCCGTTAACGTGAACGATGAAAGGTACGATTTCTTGAGGAGCCGACAAGACCACCCTTATTATGATTTTTACCGGAGAAAGGTTGTTGAACACGAGCTGACTCCAGATGCTGAGCCATCAGGGGATCTTCTTCTATTTACGTGCCCTCCTCAAGGGATCACTCGCAAGGAGTTTGGTGCCCTTAAGCTCACAGCTCAGTTTGTGGCTCGCTATGGCATGTCTTTCTGGCGGGATTTGATTCATTGTGTGACTATGAACCCGAACCCTCTGTTTGAGTTTGTCAAGACAAGTGACATCAACTTCAGTTTACTCCTCCGGCTTGTTGATGCGTATGAGATGGCGTTGGAGCCTTACAAAAAGAGTTGTTTGCATAGAACTAATCCGAAGGAGACCGTTCTTGAAGGTTTTTTCTATCTTGTTCAAGGGGAAAAGCATTCTGAGGAGGTTGGAGTGCAGTTGGCTACCATTGATTTGCATGCTTTTGTGAGTGGTCTTGATTTTATTGCGAGCAGGGAGGTTGGACAGCTGTTACCACCTGGAGTCCTTTCAACACAAATGCGCTCCGGTGCTCTTCCACCtagtgatgaagatgatgatgatgatgatgatgatgatgatgatgatgatgatgatgatgatgatgcaacaCTAGAGGTTCATCATCCTTCTCCTGAAGAGCATCAGTATTATCCATTTACATATCCTCAAG GTCGTTTGCGGCTTAGCCCTTCTGCTAGGGAGATCATACTTGATGGTTTCTTCTACCTTCTCGAGGATGGATCGGACATAGCTACGAGTGATTTGCATGCTTTTGTTGGTGGTATTGACTATTTTGCGAAAAGGGAGAACTATGAGAAGTCAGCTCTTCTTCCTCAGCATCCG CAGTCATACACTTTCAGGTAA
- the LOC106369075 gene encoding probable splicing factor 3A subunit 1 isoform X4: MLSSRQNGPIQAPEDPETREIVERTAALVGTHGLLMERRLLAVNVNDERYDFLRSRQDHPYYDFYRRKVVEHELTPDAEPSGDLLLFTCPPQGITRKEFGALKLTAQFVARYGMSFWRDLIHCVTMNPNPLFEFVKTSDINFSLLLRLVDAYEMALEPYKKSCLHRTNPKETVLEGFFYLVQGEKHSEEVGVQLATIDLHAFVSGLDFIASREVGQLLPPGVLSTQMRSGALPPSDEDDDDDDDDDDDDDDDDDDATLEVHHPSPEEHQYYPFTYPQGRLRLSPSAREIILDGFFYLLEDGSDIATSDLHAFVGGIDYFAKRENYEKSALLPQHPSYTFR; this comes from the exons atgttgAGTTCAAGGCAGAATGGTCCGATCCAAGCTCCGGAGGATCCAGAAACGAGAGAGATTGTGGAGAGGACTGCAGCTTTGGTTGGGACACATGGGCTGTTAATGGAGAGAAGGTTACTTGCCGTTAACGTGAACGATGAAAGGTACGATTTCTTGAGGAGCCGACAAGACCACCCTTATTATGATTTTTACCGGAGAAAGGTTGTTGAACACGAGCTGACTCCAGATGCTGAGCCATCAGGGGATCTTCTTCTATTTACGTGCCCTCCTCAAGGGATCACTCGCAAGGAGTTTGGTGCCCTTAAGCTCACAGCTCAGTTTGTGGCTCGCTATGGCATGTCTTTCTGGCGGGATTTGATTCATTGTGTGACTATGAACCCGAACCCTCTGTTTGAGTTTGTCAAGACAAGTGACATCAACTTCAGTTTACTCCTCCGGCTTGTTGATGCGTATGAGATGGCGTTGGAGCCTTACAAAAAGAGTTGTTTGCATAGAACTAATCCGAAGGAGACCGTTCTTGAAGGTTTTTTCTATCTTGTTCAAGGGGAAAAGCATTCTGAGGAGGTTGGAGTGCAGTTGGCTACCATTGATTTGCATGCTTTTGTGAGTGGTCTTGATTTTATTGCGAGCAGGGAGGTTGGACAGCTGTTACCACCTGGAGTCCTTTCAACACAAATGCGCTCCGGTGCTCTTCCACCtagtgatgaagatgatgatgatgatgatgatgatgatgatgatgatgatgatgatgatgatgatgcaacaCTAGAGGTTCATCATCCTTCTCCTGAAGAGCATCAGTATTATCCATTTACATATCCTCAAG GTCGTTTGCGGCTTAGCCCTTCTGCTAGGGAGATCATACTTGATGGTTTCTTCTACCTTCTCGAGGATGGATCGGACATAGCTACGAGTGATTTGCATGCTTTTGTTGGTGGTATTGACTATTTTGCGAAAAGGGAGAACTATGAGAAGTCAGCTCTTCTTCCTCAGCATCCG TCATACACTTTCAGGTAA
- the LOC106365342 gene encoding mini zinc finger protein 3, whose translation MKRRQVVIKQRKSSYTTTSSSSNVRYIECQKNHAANIGGYAVDGCREFMASGGEGTDDALTCAACGCHRNFHRKEVETEVVCEYSPPS comes from the coding sequence ATGAAGAGGAGGCAAGTggtaataaaacaaagaaaaagctCCTACACTACGACTTCTTCTTCCAGCAACGTACGTTATATTGAGTGCCAAAAGAATCACGCCGCTAATATCGGCGGCTACGCCGTTGACGGTTGCCGTGAGTTTATGGCAAGCGGTGGCGAAGGAACCGATGATGCTTTAACGTGCGCTGCTTGTGGCTGTCACCGGAACTTTCATCGGAAGGAAGTTGAAACGGAGGTTGTTTGCGAGTATTCTCCTCCGAGTTGA
- the LOC106365341 gene encoding agamous-like MADS-box protein AGL65 isoform X1, which translates to MDRMGRVKLKIKRLESTGNRQVTYSKRKSGILKKAKELSILCDIDIVLLMFSPTGKPTVFHGEHSCIEEVISKFAQLTPQERTKRKLESLEALKKTFKKLDHDVNIHEFLGARNQTIEGLSNQVAIFQAQLMECHRRLSCWTNINRIENTEHLNLLEESLRKSIERIQIHKEHYRNSQLMPIECTTTQFHSGIQLPLEMGGNSSSMQEAHPMSWLPDNDNQQTILPGDSSFLPHREMDGSIPVYSNCFFESVKQEDQICNNPGQTFEQLEQQGNGCLGLQQIGEEYSYPTSFGTSLGMEEDQEKKIKSEMELNNLQQQQQQDPSSVYDPRANNGGCFQIPHDQSMFATDHHQHHHQNWVPDSMLGQTSYSQVCVSHLPIESI; encoded by the exons ATGGACAGGATGGGTAGGGTTAAGCTGAAGATCAAACGACTTGAGAGCACAGGGAACAGGCAAGTTACATATTCGAAGCGTAAAAGTGGCATATTGAAGAAAGCCAAAGAGTTATCTATCTTGTGTGATATTGATATTGTGCTTCTTATGTTTTCTCCTACCGGCAAGCCTACCGTTTTCCATGGTGAACACAG TTGCATTGAAGAGGTTATTTCTAAGTTTGCGCAGTTAACTCCACAAGAAAGGACAAAAAG aaaattggagagccttgag GCATTAAAGAAGacttttaagaagcttgatcatGATGTAAATATACATGAGTTTTTAGGAGCAAG GAATCAAACTATTGAG GGTCTGAGTAATCAAGTAGCAATTTTCCAAGCTCAGCTTATGGAGTGTCATAGAAGGCTAAG TTGTTGGACAAACATCAATAGAATAGAAAACACTGAGCACCTCAATTTGTTGGAAGAATCATTGAGGAAATCCATTGAAAGAATCCAGATTCACAAG GAACATTACAGAAACAGCCAACTTATGCCAATAGAATGTACAACCACACAG TTTCACAGCGGGATACAGTTACCTTTGGAGATGGGAGGTAATAGTAGTAGTATGCAAGAAGCTCACCCCATGTCTTGGCTTCCTGATAATGATAACCAACAAACAATCTTAcctggtgattccagttttcttcCTCATAG AGAGATGGATGGTTCGATTCCTGTTTACTCAAACTGTTTCTTTGAGTCTGTAAAACAAGAAGATCAGATATGCAACAACCCTGGACAAACATTTGAGCAGTTAGAACAGCAAGGAAACGGTTGTTTGGGTTTACAACAAATTGGGGAAGAATATTCATATCCTACATCATTTGGTACTAGTCTTGGAATGGAAGAAGATcaagagaagaaaataaaatctgaaatggAATTGAACAacttgcaacaacaacaacaacaagatccTTCTTCAGTGTATGATCCAAGGGCTAATAATGGTGGCTGCTTTCAAATCCCTCATGATCAATCCATGTTTGCCACCgatcatcatcagcatcatcaTCAAAATTGGGTTCCAGATTCAATGTTGGGTCAGACTTCTTACAGCCAGGTTTGTGTTTCACACCTTCCAATTGAAAGTATCTAA
- the BNAANNG22550D gene encoding protein ROH1, whose product MPATEFQGSFGRSLLTLRRDQTDSNHHHHQPQNTMEAELDSFQRQVAEKFIDLNASAGDNNLLSLDWISKLLDSFLCCQEEFRAIIFNHRSQISTPPMDRILSDYFERSIKALDVCNAIRDGIEQIRQWQKLSDIVISALDSHRPVGEGQLRRAKKALIDLAIGMLDEKDHSSTTSLAHRNRSFGRAKDNHSHHRSFGHFRSLSWSVSRSWSASKQLQALANNLNTPKPNDVAASNGLAVPVYTMTSVLLFVMWVLVAAIPCQDRGLQVNFSVPRHYQWAVPVMSLHDKIVEESKRRDRKNCCGLLKEIEMIEKSSRVMNELVDSIQFPLSEEKESEVKQRVVELVEVHEGLKKGLDPFERKVREVFHRIVRSRTESLDSLC is encoded by the coding sequence ATGCCAGCTACAGAGTTCCAAGGATCATTCGGAAGGTCGTTACTAACTTTACGGCGAGACCAAACCGACTctaaccaccaccaccaccagccACAAAACACCATGGAAGCTGAGCTAGATTCTTTCCAAAGACAAGTCGCTGAGAAGTTCATCGATCTCAACGCCTCCGCCGGAGATAACAACCTTCTCTCCCTCGACTGGATCAGCAAGCTTCTCGACTCCTTCCTATGCTGCCAAGAGGAGTTCCGAGCCATCATCTTCAACCACCGCTCGCAGATCTCCACACCTCCGATGGACCGCATCCTCTCCGATTACTTCGAGCGGAGCATCAAAGCCCTCGACGTCTGCAACGCGATCCGCGACGGAATCGAGCAGATCCGTCAGTGGCAGAAACTCTCCGACATCGTCATTTCCGCTTTAGACAGCCACCGTCCCGTCGGAGAAGGTCAGCTCCGGCGAGCTAAGAAGGCTCTGATCGATTTAGCGATCGGAATGCTCGACGAGAAAGATCATTCTTCCACGACGAGTCTAGCTCATCGTAACCGTTCTTTCGGTAGAGCCAAAGACAACCACAGCCACCACCGTTCGTTCGGACATTTCAGATCTTTGTCGTGGAGCGTGTCTAGATCGTGGTCGGCTTCTAAGCAGTTACAAGCGTTAGCTAACAACTTAAACACGCCTAAACCAAACGACGTCGCGGCGAGTAACGGTTTAGCTGTACCGGTTTATACCATGACTTCGGTTCTGTTGTTTGTGATGTGGGTTTTGGTCGCCGCGATTCCTTGTCAAGACCGTGGGCTGCAAGTGAACTTCTCTGTGCCGAGGCATTACCAGTGGGCGGTTCCGGTTATGTCGTTGCACGATAAGATTGTGGAGGAGTCTAAGAGGAGAGATAGGAAGAATTGTTGTGGGTTGCTTAAGGAGATTGAGATGATTGAGAAGAGTTCGAGGGTGATGAACGAGTTGGTTGATTCGATTCAGTTTCCGTTGAGTGAGGAGAAGGAGAGCGAGGTGAAGCAGAGGGTGGTGGAGCTTGTGGAGGTTCATGAGGGTTTGAAGAAGGGGTTGGATCCGTTTGAGAGGAAGGTAAGAGAAGTTTTTCATCGGATTGTGAGGAGCAGAACCGAGAGTCTTGACTCTCTTTGTTAA
- the LOC106369075 gene encoding probable splicing factor 3A subunit 1 isoform X1, which translates to MLSSRQNGPIQAPEDPETREIVERTAALVGTHGLLMERRLLAVNVNDERYDFLRSRQDHPYYDFYRRKVVEHELTPDAEPSGDLLLFTCPPQGITRKEFGALKLTAQFVARYGMSFWRDLIHCVTMNPNPLFEFVKTSDINFSLLLRLVDAYEMALEPYKKSCLHRTNPKETVLEGFFYLVQGEKHSEEVGVQLATIDLHAFVSGLDFIASREVGQLLPPGVLSTQMRSGALPPSDEDDDDDDDDDDDDDDDDDDATLEVHHPSPEEHQYYPFTYPQGITPKQLGIIKLTAHFLVRYGWGFWVGLHKRVILKPHLPFGFLYSPDRSYHLLFNWLTNLYVGVMPAPGRLRLSPSAREIILDGFFYLLEDGSDIATSDLHAFVGGIDYFAKRENYEKSALLPQHPQSYTFR; encoded by the exons atgttgAGTTCAAGGCAGAATGGTCCGATCCAAGCTCCGGAGGATCCAGAAACGAGAGAGATTGTGGAGAGGACTGCAGCTTTGGTTGGGACACATGGGCTGTTAATGGAGAGAAGGTTACTTGCCGTTAACGTGAACGATGAAAGGTACGATTTCTTGAGGAGCCGACAAGACCACCCTTATTATGATTTTTACCGGAGAAAGGTTGTTGAACACGAGCTGACTCCAGATGCTGAGCCATCAGGGGATCTTCTTCTATTTACGTGCCCTCCTCAAGGGATCACTCGCAAGGAGTTTGGTGCCCTTAAGCTCACAGCTCAGTTTGTGGCTCGCTATGGCATGTCTTTCTGGCGGGATTTGATTCATTGTGTGACTATGAACCCGAACCCTCTGTTTGAGTTTGTCAAGACAAGTGACATCAACTTCAGTTTACTCCTCCGGCTTGTTGATGCGTATGAGATGGCGTTGGAGCCTTACAAAAAGAGTTGTTTGCATAGAACTAATCCGAAGGAGACCGTTCTTGAAGGTTTTTTCTATCTTGTTCAAGGGGAAAAGCATTCTGAGGAGGTTGGAGTGCAGTTGGCTACCATTGATTTGCATGCTTTTGTGAGTGGTCTTGATTTTATTGCGAGCAGGGAGGTTGGACAGCTGTTACCACCTGGAGTCCTTTCAACACAAATGCGCTCCGGTGCTCTTCCACCtagtgatgaagatgatgatgatgatgatgatgatgatgatgatgatgatgatgatgatgatgatgcaacaCTAGAGGTTCATCATCCTTCTCCTGAAGAGCATCAGTATTATCCATTTACATATCCTCAAGGTATCACGCCCAAACAACTTGGTATCATTAAGCTCACAGCACATTTTTTGGTGCGCTATGGGTGGGGTTTCTGGGTGGGATTGCATAAGAGAGTGATTCTGAAACCTCACTTGCCGTTTGGGTTTTTATACTCACCTGATAGGAGCTACCACCTTCTTTTCAATTGGCTTACCAATTTGTATGTGGGAGTAATGCCTGCCCCAGGTCGTTTGCGGCTTAGCCCTTCTGCTAGGGAGATCATACTTGATGGTTTCTTCTACCTTCTCGAGGATGGATCGGACATAGCTACGAGTGATTTGCATGCTTTTGTTGGTGGTATTGACTATTTTGCGAAAAGGGAGAACTATGAGAAGTCAGCTCTTCTTCCTCAGCATCCG CAGTCATACACTTTCAGGTAA